From a single Plasmodium yoelii strain 17X genome assembly, chromosome: 9 genomic region:
- a CDS encoding AP2 domain transcription factor, putative — translation MNKCNSIFSLKSEFLDKHFFCLFWKNNFHTSPICKNRKSSTFLINFNKKNIAVCEQNEKNNDNAENTALSEEIKRETNSIQHVFKWGIGNKFRSDPENRFHPVHLLRPKEVTIKKSYFDSTNENIKYEDLNEQWEVFWFENNKLNAKPFPIKKYGIEAAKKEAFKFYETLQSQNRINPKPKHESGVEGVYYDVVTNCWIALYRSNKFPVCKSFSAEYHGFETAKQMAIDRVNKCKR, via the exons atgaataaatgtaattcaatattttctttaaaaaGCGAATTCCTcgataaacattttttttgtttattttggaAGAATAATTTTCATACCAGTCCAATATGTAAAAATCGAAAAAGttcaacatttttaataaattttaataaaaaaaatatagcgGTGTGTGAGCAAAATGAAAAGAATAATGATAATGCTGAAAACACCGCATTAAGCGAAGAAATAAAAAGGGAAACAAATTCCATTCAACATGTTTTTAAATGGGGAATAGGAAATAAATTTCGCTCGGACCCAGAAAATAg GTTTCATCCTGTTCATCTTCTTCGTCCAAAAGAAGtgacaattaaaaaaagctACTTTGATTCAACTAATGAAAACATAAAGTATGAAGATTTAAATGAGCAATGGGAAGTATTTTGGTttgaaaataacaaattaaaTGCCAAACCATTtccaattaaaaaatatggaataGAAGCGGCCAAAAAGGAagcatttaaattttatgagACGCTACAA tcACAAAATCGTATAAACCCCAAACCGAAACATGAATCAGGGGTAGAAG GAGTTTATTACGACGTTGTAACTAATTGTTGGATTGCCTTATATCGATCAAATAAATTTCCCGTGTGTAAATCCTTTTCAGCTGAATATCACGGATTTGAAACGGCCAAACAAATGGCAATAGATCGTGTTAATAAATGTAAAAGATAA